A section of the Syntrophorhabdaceae bacterium genome encodes:
- a CDS encoding terminase large subunit, translating to MLGFKKSPSDVGHSEYKQGSKARKTLSTVIGTGDMKKRYTERVNKIIKFIELLRIPSGKGEGDTFKLMPFQKDFINAVYGPVDKDGRRIVRRAILSMGRKNGKTMLTACLVLVHLWGPEKSMNAECYACANDREQAGILFRYCSQIVRADPDISAAIKVVDSTKTMIAWDTGSVFRAVSAEAGTKMGLNPTFVAFDELAQAKNRDLYDAFDTSFGARPEPLFIVISTQSNDPQHPLSTLIDDGLSKRDPSTVCHLYAADDDAENIYTDKEVWKVANPALGKFRSLEDMTTAAKRAQRMPSFEASFRNLNLNQRCDSKSPLIPRAEWTGCKTDATLEEGAGIYLALDLSGKTDLTALLGVSAGENETVKAWFWKPGDTIREHENRDRVPYWTWKQQGYIETTPGRAVNYDFVAERLAGIMKKYNVLGMAYDRWSIDDFLNACNRIGLDAYVDGKDEPRAGALRLVPWGQGFKDMA from the coding sequence ATGCTGGGCTTTAAAAAATCTCCGTCCGATGTGGGCCACTCAGAATATAAGCAAGGGAGCAAAGCTAGAAAAACCCTTTCAACCGTCATTGGTACTGGCGATATGAAGAAGCGATATACGGAACGAGTAAATAAGATCATCAAATTCATTGAATTATTAAGAATTCCATCCGGTAAAGGAGAAGGCGACACCTTCAAGCTAATGCCCTTTCAGAAAGATTTTATTAATGCAGTTTATGGACCCGTTGATAAAGACGGGAGGCGGATAGTGCGTCGGGCGATCCTCAGTATGGGCCGCAAGAACGGAAAGACTATGTTAACCGCCTGCCTGGTTCTTGTGCATCTTTGGGGGCCGGAGAAGTCGATGAACGCTGAATGCTACGCCTGTGCTAATGACCGCGAGCAGGCCGGTATTCTCTTTCGCTATTGCTCCCAGATTGTTCGCGCCGATCCCGATATTTCAGCAGCCATTAAGGTTGTCGACAGCACAAAGACCATGATTGCATGGGACACAGGCTCAGTATTTCGGGCGGTTAGTGCGGAAGCAGGAACAAAAATGGGACTGAACCCTACTTTCGTCGCATTCGATGAACTTGCTCAAGCAAAGAATAGAGACCTGTATGACGCTTTTGATACTTCTTTTGGGGCGCGTCCTGAACCGCTTTTTATTGTTATTAGCACTCAGTCTAATGATCCGCAACACCCTCTGTCTACTTTGATAGATGATGGCTTGTCTAAACGCGATCCTTCCACAGTATGTCACCTATATGCAGCCGATGATGATGCGGAAAACATATATACAGATAAAGAAGTATGGAAGGTCGCAAACCCAGCATTAGGTAAATTCAGATCATTGGAGGATATGACAACGGCCGCAAAACGCGCACAACGAATGCCAAGTTTTGAGGCATCGTTTCGTAACCTAAATTTAAATCAACGTTGTGACTCCAAGTCTCCCCTCATCCCCCGCGCCGAATGGACAGGCTGTAAAACTGACGCCACACTGGAAGAAGGCGCAGGGATATACCTTGCCCTCGACCTGTCCGGAAAGACGGATTTAACCGCACTTCTCGGCGTCTCAGCCGGGGAGAACGAGACAGTCAAGGCTTGGTTTTGGAAACCCGGCGACACTATCCGCGAACACGAGAACCGCGACCGTGTACCCTACTGGACGTGGAAACAGCAGGGCTACATCGAAACCACGCCGGGCAGGGCGGTCAACTATGATTTCGTGGCCGAACGCCTGGCCGGGATAATGAAAAAGTACAACGTCCTTGGCATGGCCTATGACCGATGGAGCATTGACGACTTTCTGAACGCTTGCAATCGTATCGGCCTCGATGCCTATGTTGACGGGAAGGATGAACCACGGGCCGGAGCATTGCGGCTCGTACCGTGGGGACAGGGATTCAAGGACATGGC